In Mytilus edulis chromosome 7, xbMytEdul2.2, whole genome shotgun sequence, a single genomic region encodes these proteins:
- the LOC139482600 gene encoding toll-like receptor 6 has translation MEGIILYSVLSIIIICNEFVHASVCDIKYELKENEEVKIADCKNKGLTFIPQNLPGDIQVLDMSFNLLRMIWNNSFVNYKYLQELFLRQNQLDYLSNNSFQGLHKLTILDMSENILNLSNVYSAELFHPIKNITKLDIRRNMPQPIDFVADYNYPDHAFGILTELSFLGIDMMPLPHFGSGFGHMTTLKELHFDSCYLVRLSNEIFQRFSSSVEQLTIRNCRLHFVVTDDNALLQFPNLHVIDFSGTFMHLKHALELLQPYRNKSITTINFGHVSDVSIDRVDIPYVLTITVDIMKNLKTICVENLDLSENGIVDYEPGSLFSLDHLKCLRHISFKGNRFLLFSEKKLNEIQYFFRKTVRLKSFDYSYNAVNYDIKYSGTSNLDFNCSFHSCVILPKSLEKLDVSYTIANSFPAIYLLVPKNNSFTYLDVSYSNINAPMIDFQIRLETFISNGGDYSFAWNQLKRSPYHTLKTIVWKNADLDTAIRLYGNQFFNSIRSIESMDISENDIWFFPDDLLNPMPNLTYLYLSKNSFQSIPIQLSDHTKVQMLDVRKNRLTSVSSAIRDWADKMQELHGMTLQLTDNAFECNCDNIDFIRWIQTTKVDLDSRSYKCKLSNGTVIDTFIAYNSLYELFADCKNTMWLTFASTLLSTFITISLLLFAYNRRWKIIFSIYGVIRRVVERKVWRIYQYDVYISYEGDIVIWIKNVLIPKLEIEWGLTMCIKDRDFLVGPSQADNEAESIQNSRSIIFLITPEFLSSHDCMFELGRAKHERITKNLERIIIITKDITITDIPVEFSYIWNYAFIVQWPENLKYLDDTWRKLRMLLTDGLITNT, from the coding sequence ATGGAGGGGATTATACTGTATTCAGTATTATCTATTATCATCATCTGTAATGAATTCGTACATGCATCAGTCTGCGATATCAAATATGAATTGAAGGAAAATGAGGAAGTAAAAATAGCAGATTGTAAAAACAAAGGACTGACTTTTATACCTCAGAATTTACCGGGAGATATTCAAGTTTTAGATATGAGTTTTAATCTGCTACGAATGATTTGGAACAATTCTTTTGTTAATTATAAATACTTGCAAGAACTTTTCTTGAGACAAAATCAACTTGATTATTTATCTAACAACTCATTTCAAGGACTACACAAACTTACAATACTGGACATGTCTGAAAATATACTTAATCTATCTAACGTTTATTCCGCAGAACTATTTCATCCAATTAAAAACATAACGAAATTGGATATCAGGAGAAATATGCCTCAACCGATAGACTTTGTTGCTGATTATAATTATCCCGATCATGCATTCGGTATTCTGACGGAGTTGTCGTTCTTAGGAATCGATATGATGCCTTTGCCACACTTTGGAAGTGGATTCGGTCACATGACCACTCTTAAAGAATTACACTTCGACTCATGTTATTTAGTTCGCTTGTCGAATGAAATCTTTCAGAGGTTTTCATCCTCTGTAGAACAGCTGACTATCAGAAATTGTCGGTTGCACTTTGTTGTCACAGACGATAACGCATTGCTGCAGTTTCCAAATCTTCATGTTATAGATTTTTCTGGAACATTCATGCATTTGAAGCATGCATTGGAGCTGTTACAACCATACCGTAATAAAAGTATTACGACAATAAACTTCGGTCATGTGAGTGACGTTAGTATTGACAGGGTTGATATCCCGTATGTTCTGACAATTACAGTGGACATAATGAAGAACCTGAAAACAATTTGTGTAGAAAATCTAGATTTATCAGAAAATGGAATTGTTGATTATGAGCCTGGATCTTTGTTTTCCCTCGATCACCTGAAATGTTTACGACATATTTCCTTTAAAGGGAACAGGTTTTTGCTTTTTAGCGAGAAGAAACTAAATGAGATACAATATTTTTTCCGTAAAACTGTTAGATTAAAATCGTTCGACTATTCATATAATGCTGTCAACTATGATATAAAATATTCAGGTACTTCAAATTTAGATTTTAATTGTTCATTTCACAGTTGTGTGATATTACCAAAGTCACTTGAAAAATTAGATGTCAGTTACACAATAGCAAATTCTTTCCCtgcaatttatttattagttCCTAAAAATAACAGCTTTACATATCTGGATGTATCTTATTCAAACATAAATGCTCCTATGATTGATTTTCAAATTCGACTGGAAACATTTATTTCTAATGGTGGAGATTATTCATTTGCATGGAATCAATTAAAACGTTCTCCCTATCACACTCTGAAAACGATTGTATGGAAAAACGCCGACCTAGATACTGCAATTAGACTATACGGAAATCAATTCTTTAACAGTATAAGATCTATCGAGTCAATGGATATATCTGAAAATGATATTTGGTTTTTTCCAGACGACTTATTAAATCCAATGCCAAACTTGACATATCTTTATTTAAGTAAAAATTCATTCCAGTCTATTCCGATACAACTGAGTGATCATACTAAAGTACAAATGCTGGACGTAAGGAAGAATCGATTAACAAGTGTAAGTTCAGCTATCAGAGACTGGGCAGATAAGATGCAAGAACTCCATGGAATGACTTTACAACTCACTGATAATGCATTTGAGTGCAATTGTGACAATATAGACTTTATAAGGTGGATACAGACTACAAAAGTTGATCTAGACAGCCGATCGTATAAATGTAAATTGTCCAACGGCACAGTAATTGATACATTTATTGCGTACAACTCTTTATATGAGTTGTTTGCTGACTGTAAGAATACTATGTGGTTAACTTTTGCATCAACATTATTATCGACATTCATAACGATCTCACTGTTACTTTTTGCCTATAACAGGAGATGGAAAATCATCTTCTCTATCTATGGAGTTATTCGCCGTGTTGTTGAGCGCAAAGTCTGGAGGATTTACCAATATGACGTGTATATATCATATGAAGGGGATATTGTCATTTGgattaaaaatgtattaatacCTAAACTTGAGATCGAGTGGGGACTGACGATGTGTATTAAAGATCGAGATTTTTTAGTTGGACCGAGTCAAGCGGACAACGAGGCAGAGAGCATTCAAAACAGCAGGTCCATTATATTTCTGATCACGCCCGAATTCCTATCGTCACATGATTGCATGTTCGAACTTGGCAGGGCAAAACATGAAAGAATTACAAAGAATCTGGAGCGTATTATTATCATTACAAAAGATATAACAATTACTGATATTCCTGTAGAGTTTTCGTACATTTGGAACTATGCATTTATTGTACAATGGCCGGAAAATCTAAAGTATTTGGATGATACTTGGAGGAAACTGAGGATGCTGCTCACTGATGGGTTGATTACAAACACATAA
- the LOC139482601 gene encoding uncharacterized protein, translated as MSHNMLDLSQDYLAELFLPIQNLTALDISYNMNQSDNGTGYNYPDHAISVLRALSFLAIDMMPLSQFGSGFSRLNNLKELHFQSCYLKLLENKTFQRFSSSVEVLTLRNCLLYFGTTEIDALLPFPNLRVIDFFRTFMHLKPALQLLHPYRYANITTINFGRVSYPMRDFIDLPFSLTITSDIIKHLKTICVENLDLSENGIVDYELGSLFSFDHPKCLRHLSFKGNRFVLYNLEKRDEINLFFKKAIRLKYLDYSFNAVNYNMKKKSVTPNMSLLSADASYVFLPTALEN; from the coding sequence ATGTCTCACAATATGCTTGATTTATCTCAGGATTATTTAGCAGAGTTATTTCTTCCAATTCAAAATTTAACGGCATTGGATATAAGTTATAATATGAATCAATCAGATAATGGTACAGGTTATAATTATCCCGATCATGCAATTAGTGTTCTGAGAGCGTTGTCTTTCCTAGCAATTGACATGATGCCCTTGTCTCAATTCGGAAGTGGATTCAGTCGATTAAATAATCTGAAAGAATTACATTTTCAATCTTGTTATCTAAAACTTCTAGAGAATAAAACGTTCCAGAGATTTTCCTCCTCTGTAGAAGTTCTTACTCTCAGAAATTGTTTGTTATACTTTGGGACTACTGAAATTGATGCTTTGCTTCCGTTTCCAAATCTTCgtgttatagatttttttagaacATTTATGCATTTGAAGCCAGCATTGCAACTTTTGCACCCATACCGTTATGCAAACATAACGACAATAAATTTTGGTCGTGTAAGTTACCCAATGAGAGATTTCATTGACCTCCCTTTCTCTTTAACAATTACATCCGATATAATCAAGCATCTGAAAACAATATGCGTAGAAAATCTAGATTTATCAGAGAATGGAATAGTTGATTACGAACTTGGATCTTTGTTCTCTTTTGATCACCCAAAATGTTTACGTCATCTTTCATTCAAAGGAAACAGGTTTGTTCTTTATAACTTGGAAAAGCGTGATGagattaatttgtttttcaaaaaagctATACGATTGAAATATTTAGATTATTCATTTAACGCTGTTAATTATAATATGAAGAAGAAATCAGTAACTCCAAACATGAGTTTATTAAGTGCTGATGCAAGTTACGTATTTTTACCAACAGCGCTGGAAAATTAG